The following proteins come from a genomic window of Hydractinia symbiolongicarpus strain clone_291-10 chromosome 2, HSymV2.1, whole genome shotgun sequence:
- the LOC130629205 gene encoding uncharacterized protein LOC130629205: MPNASVRGIAKRHGINESTLRFRLKKRKEGAKLGKSGRKCVFDAETEARLAKCIGVVCNLGFSPTLDEILDLVAEYIKVTGTISLQFKNGRPGLAWIKSFMKRNGLSHKKAEMISTARKANTSNPFIIFDFYDQLEQVIYASLTVRFYRKQRL, translated from the exons ATGCCGAATGCATCAGTCAGAGGCATAGCAAAACGTCATGGTATTAACGAATCTACGCTGCgatttcgtttaaaaaaacgCAAGGAAGGAGCCAAATTAGGAAAGTCTGGTCGGAAATGTGTTTTCGATGCAGAAACGGAGGCCCGGCTAGCTAAGTGCATTGGTGTTGTATGTAACCTTGGTTTTAGTCCTACGTTGGATGAAATTTTG gATCTTGTTGCCGAATACATCAAAGTCACAGGGACGATTTCACTCCAGTTTAAAAATGGAAGGCCTGGTTTGGCGTGGATAAAGAGCTTTATGAAAAGAAACGGACTGAGTCACAAGAAGGCTGAGATGATTAGTACTGCCCGTAAAGCAAACACATCCAATCcatttataatttttgatttctaCGATCAATTGGAACAGGTAATATATGCGTCATTGACGGTACGCTTTTATAGGAAACAGCGTTTATAA
- the LOC130629744 gene encoding uncharacterized protein LOC130629744 — MYRKVVSVKGRRALKLRYGAGRENITVLGVCNAAGVALDPLIIITGKNMQSTWYGDKALPNTFYAKSENGWMDTEVFSTWFAKFTEDVTERPLLLVFDGHLTHISISVIKKALEDDIIIMKFPPHVTDVMQPLDVACFGPLKRA; from the exons ATGTATa GGAAAGTTGTCTCCGTGAAGGGACGGCGTGCCCTTAAATTACGGTATGGCGCTGGGAGAGAAAACATCACTGTACTCGGTGTTTGTAATGCAGCTGGAGTGGCACTTGACCCTCTTATTATAATCACTGGAAAAAATATGCAAAGTACGTGGTACGGGGACAAGGCTCTACCCAACACGTTTTACGCCAAGTCTGAAAACGGTTGGATGGACACGGAAGTTTTTTCCACGTGGTTCGCCAAATTCACTGAGGACGTAACAGAAAGACCATTGTTACTGGTGTTTGATGGGCACCTTACCCATATCAGCATATCTGTCATTAAAAAAGCATTGGAAGACGATATAATTATAATGAAATTCCCTCCACATGTTACGGATGTCATGCAACCCCTAGATGTTGCATGTTTTGGACCCTTAAAACGTGCTTGA
- the LOC130629745 gene encoding PH domain-containing protein DDB_G0287875-like, with the protein MKKESVINGFRSTGIWPIDKTMYPKERLDPRLLAKYYTWKQSAAGLAQNQVSTSLPLPELQNQAESPLSISNTTPTTTPNVNITSSSLPGGSRDETNEMNILLKRLGPYPYTAPTGFCWIPNGWKLSPINQSTPKSTEVFEELFLDKVKGSVDQPKKRRQKLDLRGKVITQKELLEELERKAREREEREGKALLRKEERERKKQQIAIASKKGKQKITINKEDDSDTDEITSSEEEDEEEEEEEGEREESEEDVVQDESTDTLLSMEKTWKFLNSPTKECDVVGKWYACIYDTKRGPSLYIGKALTRFLYDENGVAAGLQIECLQKKLGTADNILREIKKTSEFGTAVGEDIDTFAVQNVICGPLTATFFGW; encoded by the exons ATGAAAAAAGAAAGCGTTATCAATGGATTTAGGAGTACTGGAATATGGCCAATTGACAAAACCATGTATCCAAAGGAACGCTTGGACCCAAGATTGTTAGCGAAATATTATACGTGGAAACAAAGTG CTGCGGGTCTTGCGCAAAATCAAGTCTCGACATCATTACCACTGCCCGAATTGCAAAACCAAGCAGAATCTCCTTTATCAATATCTAATACCACACCTACAACCACCCCTAATGTAAATATAACTTCATCATCTCTGCCAGGCGGAAGTCGTGATGAAACTAATGAGATGAATATCTTGTTAAAGCGGCTTGGACCATATCCATATACAGCACCTACAGGCTTCTGCTGGATTCCAAATGGTTGGAAGTTGTCACCAATTAACCAGTCCACCCCAAAATCGACTGAGGTATTTGAAGAGCTGTTCCTCGATAAAGTAAAAGGTTCAGTAGATCAGCCTAAGAAAAGAAGACAAAAGTTAGATCTTCGCGGAaag GTTATTACGCAGAAAGAGCTGCTAGAAGAGCTTGAACGAAAAGCCCGAGAGAGAGAAGAAAGGGAAGGAAAGGCGTTGctaagaaaagaagaaagagaaaggaagaaACAACAAATTGCAATTGCGAGCAAAAAGGGAAAGCAGAAAATTACAATAAACAAGGAAGACGACAGCGATACCGATGAGATTACCTCGAgcgaagaagaagatgaagaagaggaagaagaggaaggagaAAGAGAGGAAAGCGAAGAGGACGTTGTCCAGGATGAATCAACAGATACACTGTTGTCAATGGAAAAAACGTGGAAGTTTTTAAATTCGCCAACAAAAGAATGCGATGTGGTTGGTAAATGGTACGCATGCATTTACGACACCAAGAGAGGTCCTAGTTTGTACATAGGAAAAGCCCTCACGCGATTTTTGTATGATGAAAACGGTGTTGCTGCAGGATTACAGATAGAATGTCTGCAAAAAAAGTTGGGGACAGCTGACAACATCCTtcgggaaataaaaaaaacaagcgaGTTCGGAACAGCTGTAGGGGAAGATATCGACACCTTCGCTGTCCAAAATGTTATCTGTGGGCCGTTAACTGCAACTTTTTTTGGGTGGTGA
- the LOC130629215 gene encoding uncharacterized protein LOC130629215 produces MILTKSNEKAIALLNKTRGEVGISEENPYVFSVPTRGSLQFLRGNDALRKNVSPLTLKCPDAITSTKLRKHIATLSQLLNLEERELEMLASYMGHDIKVHREYYRLPEDTLQLAKCGKSVNFLGP; encoded by the coding sequence ATGATATTGACAAAATCGAATGAAAAGGCAATTGCACTGCTTAACAAAACAAGAGGTGAAGTGGGTATTTCTGAAGAAAATCCTTATGTATTTAGTGTACCGACCAGGGGTTCTTTGCAATTCTTGCGAGGCAATGATGctttaagaaaaaatgtttcacCTTTAACACTGAAGTGTCCAGATGCAATTACATCAACAAAATTGCGAAAACACATCGCAACATTGAGTCAACTGCTTAACTTGGAAGAACGGGAACTGGAAATGCTGGCTTCTTACATGGGGCATGACATTAAAGTTCATCGAGAATATTATAGATTGCCAGAAGATACCTTGCAGTTGGCGAAATGCGGAAAATCAGTTAATTTCCTTGGTCCATAA
- the LOC130629159 gene encoding uncharacterized protein LOC130629159, with amino-acid sequence MINKEVSCATPMRTKSTMVPAVLCKSMSTQMSPTLSSTNTQTVILTQYASVSTVNLIAKEGDEIGDCSSFCASEVEDRADPDASFNVSSDVDTVDSSADTADSDVNEQDVDVREGTQSIAPSTMFLVYFEMLKSLFKFCFECGEKATIKKHITKGSMLIVKLVCAGNHEVTWRSQPYLNRIAEGTVRLSAGILFNGLTFQGVKEAFETANVNFISRSQFHELQRRFLFPAINSIFTHYQEATLVRLVALEGVDLIGDGRCDSPGFSAKYGTYSLMDAMTNEVVNFFISHVRLAGNSARMEKHGLAECLEFIDEAGVIVDTLVTDRHSQIRKFMRTEHEHISHQFDVWHMTKNIKKKILKVAKKKSCRDLNDWMKSIINHFWWACSTCEGDPILLKEKWQSLLCHIRGVHYWVNNTLYHKCAHEELTLLQQAQKKWLTEESPAYIALEKIVNEKQLLNDLKHVADFKHTGQLEVYHSLLNKYCPKRLAFSYAGMVARTQLAVLDHNSGVERQQATTSDGRLKFKVSFTKITKEWVAKKVMDPKEKKYQEDLMKEVFDLVQKIKAPIFFKLPETPRNIALKINPGKEVVVSNMRSRFT; translated from the coding sequence ATGATCAACAAAGAAGTTAGCTGTGCTACACCAATGCGAACAAAGAGCACTATGGTTCCTGCTGTGTTATGCAAATCAATGTCTACTCAGATGAGTCCAACTTTGTCTTCGACGAACACGCAAACTGTTATATTAACTCAATATGCTAGCGTTTCCACAGTCAACCTTATTGCGAAAGAGGGAGATGAAATTGGAGATTGCTCTTCATTTTGCGCAAGTGAAGTAGAAGATCGCGCTGATCCGGATGCATCTTTCAATGTCAGTAGCGATGTTGATACGGTCGATAGTAGTGCCGATACGGCTGATAGTGATGTTAATGAGCAAGATGTCGATGTTAGGGAAGGTACGCAGTCGATTGCACCTTCAACAATGTTTCTAGTGTACTTTGAAATGCTTAAGTCGCTCTTCAAATTCTGCTTTGAATGCGGTGAGAAAGCTACTATCAAAAAACATATAACTAAGGGTAGTATGCTTATTGTGAAATTGGTTTGCGCCGGTAACCACGAAGTGACTTGGAGATCACAACCTTACTTAAATCGAATTGCGGAAGGAACGGTAAGGCTGTCTGCTGGAATATTGTTCAACGGATTAACATTTCAAGGTGTGAAAGAAGCATTTGAAACTGCCAATGTTAACTTTATAAGTAGGTCGCAGTTCCATGAACTTCAGCGAAGATTTTTATTCCCAGCCATAAATAGCATTTTTACGCATTATCAGGAAGCCACACTTGTTAGACTCGTTGCGCTTGAGGGTGTCGATTTAATTGGAGATGGTCGCTGTGACTCACCTGGATTTAGTGCTAAATATGGTACATACAGCCTCATGGACGCCATGACAAATGAGGTGgtgaacttttttatttcacacGTTCGTTTAGCAGGAAACTCGGCACGCATGGAAAAACATGGACTTGCTGAGTGCTTGGAATTTATCGACGAAGCTGGCGTAATAGTGGACACACTAGTTACCGACAGACATAGCCAGATACGAAAGTTTATGCGCACCGAACATGAACATATATCGCACCAGTTTGATGTGTGGCACatgacaaaaaatatcaaaaaaaagattttgaaagttgcaaaaaaaaagaGCTGTCGTGACTTGAATGACTGGATGAAGTCTATCATAAACCACTTCTGGTGGGCTTGTTCGACTTGCGAAGGAGATCCAATATTATTGAAGGAAAAGTGGCAGAGTTTACTCTGTCATATCCGTGGGGTACATTATTGGGTAAATAATACGCTATATCATAAATGTGCTCATGAAGAACTTACCCTGCTACAACAAGCTCAGAAGAAGTGGTTAACTGAAGAAAGCCCTGCTTACATCGCCCTGGAGAAAATTGTTAATGAAAAACAGCTACTAAACGATTTAAAACACGTAGCTGATTTCAAGCACACTGGACAGCTCGAGGTTTACCATTCCCTGTTGAATAAGTACTGTCCCAAACGCTTAGCATTCTCGTACGCTGGGATGGTTGCTAGGACGCAACTAGCTGTGCTTGACCACAACTCGGGTGTAGAACGACAACAAGCCACTACATCCGATGGGAGGTTGAAGTTCAAAGTTTCTTTCACCAAAATTACGAAGGAGTGGGTGGCAAAAAAAGTAATGGATccgaaagaaaagaaataccaAGAGGACTTGATGAAGGAAGTGTTTGATTTGGTTCAAAAAATCAAAGCTCCTATATTTTTTAAGTTGCCTGAAACACCCAGAAATATTGCATTAAAAATAAACCCTGGGAAGGAAGTTGTTGTCTCGAATATGCGTTCAAGATTTACCTAA
- the LOC130629198 gene encoding P2X purinoceptor 7-like encodes MSSSSSDVSDVEFNEDEEFGLSPFMFEPERSQSEVAAALEALGNNVGAKNCNVEAGNRVGNVEWCQCKKCKIMVTETESLCCRDNNDIPDGHFQGHTCVTNSDEFKMVCLPEPVLRTALGAIHNMRGIRHKLCNRSYRFAAYKQYIWWVYGRLGIGYRKPIPSCVVWVIRNEYPQPDGVYVPYTESGMDLDT; translated from the exons ATGTCATCTTCCTCTTCTGATGTAAGCGATGTTGAATTTAATGAAGATGAAGAGTTTGGTTTATCTCCTTTCATGTTCGAACCGGAACGGAGTCAAAGTGAAGTGGCTGCAGCTTTAGAAGCTTTAGGAAACAACGTTGGCGCTAAAAACTGCAATGTTGAAGCTGGAAATCGTGTTGGAAATGTTGAGTGGTGCCAGTGCAAAAAGTGTAAAATTATGGTCACTGAAACGGAAAGTTTATGTTGTCGTGATAATAATGATATTCCGGACGGTCATTTTCAAG GTCATACGTGTGTTACAAATTCGGATGAATTCAAAATGGTTTGTTTGCCGGAACCCGTGTTACGGACAGCACTAGGTGCTATTCACAACATGAGAGGGATTCGTCATAAACTTTGCAACAGATCATATCGGTTTGCTGCTTATAAACAATATATATGGTGGGTGTATGGAAGACTGGGCATAGGTTATCGAAAGCCTATACCATCATGTGTTGTGTGGGTAATCCGTAATGAATACCCGCAGCCCGATGGGGTATACGTGCCATACACAGAATCAGGAATGGATTTGGACACATAA